The following proteins are encoded in a genomic region of Mycolicibacterium rutilum:
- a CDS encoding ArsR/SmtB family transcription factor, producing the protein MHAFDILGDPVRRRILELLADGELAAGAIADTIQAEFAISQPAVSQHLKVLRDNGFTSVRPDGQRRLYAVNGEALRDIDEWLAGFRRFWAPRLDALGTEIARGKRQRRKKAP; encoded by the coding sequence GTGCACGCGTTCGACATCCTGGGGGATCCGGTTCGCCGCCGGATCCTGGAACTGCTCGCCGACGGCGAGTTGGCGGCGGGGGCCATCGCCGACACCATCCAGGCCGAGTTCGCGATCAGCCAACCCGCCGTCTCGCAGCACCTGAAGGTGTTGCGCGACAACGGATTCACCTCGGTCCGCCCCGACGGTCAGCGACGGCTCTACGCCGTCAACGGCGAGGCGCTGCGCGACATCGACGAATGGCTCGCGGGGTTCCGCCGGTTCTGGGCCCCGCGCCTGGACGCGTTGGGCACCGAGATCGCACGAGGAAAACGGCAACGACGAAAGAAGGCACCATGA
- a CDS encoding TetR/AcrR family transcriptional regulator yields the protein MGKRQESRDRIEAQIIDLARSQLATEGAAGLSLRAIARDLGMVSSAVYRYVASRDELLTLLLIDGYSSLADEVERARDGSWHEQVRAMSHAARQWAVERPAQWALLYGSPVPGYHAPRERTVVPGTRVVAALLDAVAAGIAVGDIPSSETAAPQPLSGDFERLREEFDFHGDDAAVTKSLLLWAGLIGAISLEVFGQYGPDTLTEPALLFDRQLGLLLDVLTTKY from the coding sequence GTGGGCAAGCGGCAGGAGAGTCGAGACCGGATCGAGGCGCAGATCATCGACCTGGCGCGCAGCCAGCTGGCGACCGAGGGGGCGGCGGGCCTGTCGCTGCGCGCGATCGCGCGCGACCTGGGCATGGTGTCGTCGGCGGTCTACCGCTACGTGGCCAGCCGCGACGAGCTGTTGACGCTGCTGCTGATCGACGGCTACTCCAGCCTCGCCGACGAAGTCGAACGCGCGCGCGACGGTTCCTGGCATGAGCAGGTGCGCGCGATGTCCCACGCGGCCCGACAGTGGGCGGTCGAGCGACCGGCGCAGTGGGCGCTGCTCTACGGCAGCCCGGTACCCGGCTACCACGCGCCCCGCGAGCGCACCGTCGTCCCCGGTACGCGCGTGGTGGCCGCCCTGCTCGACGCGGTCGCGGCGGGGATCGCCGTCGGCGACATCCCGTCGTCGGAAACCGCTGCCCCGCAACCGTTGTCGGGCGATTTCGAGCGGCTGCGCGAGGAGTTCGACTTCCACGGCGACGACGCGGCGGTGACGAAGTCCCTGCTGCTGTGGGCCGGCCTGATCGGCGCGATCAGCCTGGAGGTGTTCGGCCAGTACGGTCCCGACACGCTCACCGAGCCGGCGCTGCTGTTCGACCGTCAGCTGGGGCTGCTGCTCGACGTGCTGACCACGAAATACTAA